The proteins below are encoded in one region of Pongo pygmaeus isolate AG05252 chromosome 20, NHGRI_mPonPyg2-v2.0_pri, whole genome shotgun sequence:
- the ARHGAP33 gene encoding rho GTPase-activating protein 33 isoform X13, translating to MVARSTDSLDGPGEGSVQPLPTAGGPSVKGKPGKRLSAPRGPFPRLADCAHFHYENVDFGHIQLLLSPDREGPSLSGENELVFGVQVTCQGRSWPVLRSYDDFRSLDAHLHRCIFDRRFSCLPELPPPPEGARAAQMLVPLLLQYLETLSGLVDSNLNCGPVLTWMELDNHGRRLLLSEEASLNIPAVAAAHVIKRYTAQAPDELSFEVGDIVSVIDMPPTEDRSWWRGKRGFQVGFFPSECVELFTERPGPGLKADADGPPCGIPAPQGISSLTSAVPRPRGKLAGLLRTFMRSRPSRQRLRQRGILRQRVFGCDLGEHLSNSGQDVPQVLRCCSEFIEAHGVVDGIYRLSGVSSNIQRLRHEFDSERIPELSGPAFLQDIHSVSSLCKLYFRELPNPLLTYQLYGKFSEAMSVPGEEERLVRVHDVIQQLPPPHYRTLEYLLRHLARMARHSANTSMHARNLAIVWAPNLLRSMELESVGMGGAAAFREVRVQSVVVEFLLTHVDVLFSDTFTSAGLDPAGRCLLPRPKSLAGSCPSTRLLTLEEAQARTQGRLGTPTELTTPKAPASPAERRPPVSPPNRRRKGERGEKQRKPGGSSWKTFFALGRGPSVPRKKPLPWLGGTRAPPQPSGSRPDTVTLRSAKSEESLSSQASGAGLQRLHRLRRPHSSSDAFPVGPAPAGSCESLSSSSSSESSSSESSSSSSESSAAGLGALSGSPSHRTSAWLDDGDELDFSPPRCLEGLRGLDFDPLTFRCSSPTPGDPAPPASPAPPAPASAFPPRVTPQAISPRGPTSPASPAALDISEPLAVSVPPAVLELLGAGGAPASATPTPALSPGRSLRPHLIPLLLRGAEAPLTDTCQQEMCSKLRGAQGPLGPDMESPLPPPPLSLLRPGGAPPPPPKNPARLMALALAERAQQVAEQQSQQECGGTPPAPPSPFHRSLSLEVGGEPLGTSGSGPPPNSLAHPGAWVPGPPPYLPRQQSDGSLLRSQRPMGTSRRGLRGPAQVSAQLRAGWGGRDAPEAAAQSPCSVPSQVPTPGFFSQAPRECLPPFLGVPKPGLYPLGPPSFQPSSPAPVWRSSLGPPAPLDRGENLYYEIGASEGSPYSGPTRSWSPFRSMPPDRLNASYGVLGQSPPLHRSPDFLLSYPPAPSCFPPDHLGYSAPQHPARRPTPPEPLYVNLALGPRGPSPASSSSSSPPAHPRSRSDPGPPVPRLPQKQRAPWGPRTPHRVPGPWGPPEPLLLYRAAPPAYGRGGELHRGSLYRNGGQRGEGAGPPPPYPTPSWSLHSEGQTRSYC from the exons ATGGTG GCACGCAGCACTGACAGCCTGGATGGCCCAGGGGAGGGCTCGGTGCAGCCTCTACCCACCGCTGGGGGGCCCAGTGTGAAGGGGAAGCCTGGGAAGAG gctctcAGCTCCTCGAGGCCCCTTCCCGCGGCTGGCTGACTGCGCCCATTTCCACTACGAGAACGTCGACTTTGGCCACATTCAG CTCCTGCTGTCTCCAGACCGTGAAGGGCCCAGCCTCTCTGGAGAGAATGAGCTGGTGTTCGGGGTGCAGGTGACCTGTCAG GGCCGTTCCTGGCCGGTTCTCCGGAGTTACGATGACTTTCGTTCCCTGGATGCCCACCTCCACCGGTGCATATTTGACCGGAGGTTCTCCTGCCTTCCGGAGCTTCCCCCGCCCCCTGAGGGTGCCAGGGCTGCTCAG ATGCTGGTGCCACTGCTGCTGCAGTACCTGGAGACCCTGTCAGGACTGGTGGACAGTAACCTCAACTGCGGGCCTGTGCTCACCTGGATGGAG CTGGACAATCACGGCCGGCGACTGCTCCTCAGTGAGGAGGCGTCGCTCAATATCCCTGCAGTGGCGGCCGCCCACGTGATCAAACGGTACACAGCCCAGGCGCCAGATGAGCTGTCCTTTGAG GTGGGAGACATTGTCTCGGTGATCGACATGCCGCCCACGGAGGATCGGAGCTGGTGGCGGGGCAAGCGAGGCTTCCAG GTCGGGTTCTTCCCCAGTGAGTGTGTGGAACTCTTCACGGAGCGGCCAGGTCCGGGCCTGAAGGCGG ATGCCGATGGCCCCCCATGTGGCATCCCGGCTCCCCAGGGTATCTCgtctctgacctcag CTGTGCCACGGCCTCGTGGGAAGCTGGCCGGCCTGCTCCGCACCTTCATGCGCTCCCGCCCTTCTCGGCAGCGGCTGCGGCAGCGGGGAATCCTGCGACAGAGGGTGTTTGGCTGTGATCTTGGCGAGCACCTCAGCAACTCAGGCCAGGATG TGCCCCAGGTGCTGCGCTGCTGCTCTGAGTTCATTGAGGCCCACGGGGTGGTGGATGGGATCTACCGGCTCTCAGGCGTGTCTTCCAACATCCAGAGGCTTCG GCATGAGTTTGACAGCGAGAGGATCCCGGAGCTGTCTGGCCCTGCCTTCCTGCAGGACATCCACAGCGTGTCCTCCCTCTGCAAGCTCTACTTCCGAGAGCTTCCAAACCCTCTGCTCACCTACCAGCTCTATGGGAAGTTCAGT GAGGCCATGTCAGTGCCTGGGGAGGAGGAGCGTCTGGTGCGGGTGCACGATGTCATCCAGCAGCTGCCCCCGCCACATTACAG GACGCTGGAGTACCTGCTGAGGCACCTGGCCCGCATGGCGAGACACAGTGCCAACACCAGCATGCATGCCCGCAACCTGGCCATTGTCTGGGCACCCAACCTGCTACG GTCCATGGAGCTGGAGTCAGTGGGAATGGGTGGCGCGGCGGCGTTCCGGGAAGTTCGGGTGCAGTCGGTGGTGGTGGAGTTTCTGCTCACCCATGTGGACGTCCTGTTCAGCGACACCTTCACCTCCGCCGGCCTCGACCCTGCAG GCCGCTGCCTGCTCCCCAGGCCCAAGTCCCTTGCGGGCAGCTGCCCCTCCACCCGCCTGCTGACGCTGGAGGAAGCCCAGGCACGCACCCAGGGCCGGCTGGGGACGCCCACGGAGCTCACAACTCCCAAGGCCCCGGCCTCACCTGCGGAAAG ACGGCCTCCTGTTTCTCCCCCAAACCGcaggaggaaaggggagagaggggagaaacAGCGGAAGCCAGGGGGCAGCAGCTGGAAGACGTTCTTTGCACTGGGCCGGGGCCCCAGTGTCCCTCGAAAGAAGCCCCTGCCCTGGCTGGGGGGCACCCGTGCCCCACCGCAGCCTTCAG GCAGCAGACCCGACACCGTCACACTGAGATCTGCCAAGAGCGAGGAGTCTCTGTCATCGCAGGCCAGCGGGGCTG GCCTCCAGAGGCTGCACAGGCTGCGGCGACCCCACTCCAGCAGCGACGCTTTCCCTGTGGGCCCAGCACCTGCTGGCTCCTGCGAGAGCctgtcctcatcctcctcctccgaGTCCTCCTCCTCCGAGTCCTCCTCTTCATCCTCTGAGTCCTCAGCAGCTGGGCTGGGGGCACTCTCTGGGTCTCCCTCACACCGCACCTCAGCCTGGCTAGATGATGGTGATGAGCTGGACTTCAGCCCACCCCGCTGCCTGGAGGGACTCCGGGGGCTGGACTTTGATCCCTTAACCTTCCGCTGCAGCAGCCCCACCCCAGGGGATCCCGCACCTCCCGCCAGCCCAGCACCCCCcgcccctgcctctgccttcccacCCAGGGTGACCCCCCAGGCCATCTCGCCCCGAGGGCCCACCAGCCCCGCCTCGCCTGCTGCCCTAGATATCTCAGAGCCCCTGGCTGTATCAGTGCCACCCGCTGTCCTAGAactgctgggggctgggggagcacctgcctcagccaccccaacACCAGCTCTCAGCCCCGGCCGGAGCCTGCGCCCCCATCTCATACCCCTGCTGCTGCGTGGAGCCGAGGCCCCGCTGACTGACACCTGCCAGCAGGAGATGTGTAGCAAGCTCCGGGGAGCCCAGGGCCCACTCG GTCCTGATATGGAGTCACCACTGCcaccccctcccctgtctctcctGCGCCCTGGGGgtgccccacccccgccccctaAGAACCCAGCACGCCtcatggccctggccctggctgaGCGGGCTCAGCAGGTGGCCGAGCAACAGAGCCAGCAGGAGTGCGGGGGCACCCCACCTGCTCCCCCATCCCCCTTCCACCGCTCGCTGTCTCTGGAGGTGGGCGGGGAGCCCCTGGGGACCTCAGGGAGTGGGCCACCTCCCAACTCCCTAGCCCACCCGGGTGCCTGGGTCCCAGGACCCCCACCCTACTTACCAAGGCAACAAAGTGATGGGAGCCTGCTGAGGAGCCAGCGGCCCATGGGGACCTCAAGGAGGGGACTCCGAGGCCCTGCCCAGGTCAGTGCCCAGCTCAGGGCAGGTTGGGGGGGCAGGGATGCGCCAGAGGCAGCAGCCCAGTCGCCATGTTCTGTCCCCTCACAGGTTCCTACCCCCGGCTTCTTCTCCCAAGCCCCCAGGGAGTGCCTGCCACCCTTCCTTGGGGTCCCCAAGCCAGGCTTGTACCCCCTGGGACCCCCATCCTTCCAGCCCAGTTCCCCAGCCCCGGTCTGGAGGAGCTCCCTGGGCCCCCCTGCACCACTCGACAGGGGAGAGAACCTGTACTATGAGATCGGGGCAAGCGAGGGGTCCCCCTATTCTGGCCCCACCCGCTCCTGGAGTCCCTTTCGCTCCATGCCCCCCGACAGGCTCAATGCCTCCTACGGCGTGCTTGGCCAATCGCCCCCACTCCACAGGTCCCCCGACTTCCTGCTCAGCTACCCGCCAGCCCCCTCCTGCTTTCCCCCTGACCACCTTGGCTACTCAGCCCCCCAGCACCCTGCTCGGCGCCCCACACCGCCTGAGCCCCTCTACGTCAACCTAGCCCTAGGGCCCAGGGGTCCCTcgcctgcctcttcctcctcctcttcccctcctgcCCACCCCCGAAGCCGTTCAGATCCCGGTCCCCCAGTCCCCCGCCTTCCCCAGAAACAACGGGCACCCTGGGGCCCCCGTACCCCTCATAGGGTGCCGGGTCCTTGGGGCCCTCCTGAGCCTCTCCTGCTCTACAGGGCAGCCCCGCCAGCCTACGGAAGGGGGGGCGAGCTCCACCGAGGGTCCTTGTACAGAAATGGAGGGCAAAGAGGGGAGGGGGCTGGTCCCCCACCCCCTTACCCCACTCCCAGCTGGTCCCTCCACTCTGAGGGCCAGACCCGAAGCTACTGCTGA
- the ARHGAP33 gene encoding rho GTPase-activating protein 33 isoform X17, with translation MVARSTDSLDGPGEGSVQPLPTAGGPSVKGKPGKRLSAPRGPFPRLADCAHFHYENVDFGHIQLLLSPDREGPSLSGENELVFGVQVTCQGRSWPVLRSYDDFRSLDAHLHRCIFDRRFSCLPELPPPPEGARAAQMLVPLLLQYLETLSGLVDSNLNCGPVLTWMELDNHGRRLLLSEEASLNIPAVAAAHVIKRYTAQAPDELSFEVGDIVSVIDMPPTEDRSWWRGKRGFQVGFFPSECVELFTERPGPGLKADADGPPCGIPAPQGISSLTSAVPRPRGKLAGLLRTFMRSRPSRQRLRQRGILRQRVFGCDLGEHLSNSGQDVPQVLRCCSEFIEAHGVVDGIYRLSGVSSNIQRLRHEFDSERIPELSGPAFLQDIHSVSSLCKLYFRELPNPLLTYQLYGKFSEAMSVPGEEERLVRVHDVIQQLPPPHYRTLEYLLRHLARMARHSANTSMHARNLAIVWAPNLLRSMELESVGMGGAAAFREVRVQSVVVEFLLTHVDVLFSDTFTSAGLDPAGRCLLPRPKSLAGSCPSTRLLTLEEAQARTQGRLGTPTELTTPKAPASPAERRKGERGEKQRKPGGSSWKTFFALGRGPSVPRKKPLPWLGGTRAPPQPSGSRPDTVTLRSAKSEESLSSQASGAGLQRLHRLRRPHSSSDAFPVGPAPAGSCESLSSSSSSESSSSESSSSSSESSAAGLGALSGSPSHRTSAWLDDGDELDFSPPRCLEGLRGLDFDPLTFRCSSPTPGDPAPPASPAPPAPASAFPPRVTPQAISPRGPTSPASPAALDISEPLAVSVPPAVLELLGAGGAPASATPTPALSPGRSLRPHLIPLLLRGAEAPLTDTCQQEMCSKLRGAQGPLGPDMESPLPPPPLSLLRPGGAPPPPPKNPARLMALALAERAQQVAEQQSQQECGGTPPAPPSPFHRSLSLEVGGEPLGTSGSGPPPNSLAHPGAWVPGPPPYLPRQQSDGSLLRSQRPMGTSRRGLRGPAQVSAQLRAGWGGRDAPEAAAQSPCSVPSQVPTPGFFSQAPRECLPPFLGVPKPGLYPLGPPSFQPSSPAPVWRSSLGPPAPLDRGENLYYEIGASEGSPYSGPTRSWSPFRSMPPDRLNASYGVLGQSPPLHRSPDFLLSYPPAPSCFPPDHLGYSAPQHPARRPTPPEPLYVNLALGPRGPSPASSSSSSPPAHPRSRSDPGPPVPRLPQKQRAPWGPRTPHRVPGPWGPPEPLLLYRAAPPAYGRGGELHRGSLYRNGGQRGEGAGPPPPYPTPSWSLHSEGQTRSYC, from the exons ATGGTG GCACGCAGCACTGACAGCCTGGATGGCCCAGGGGAGGGCTCGGTGCAGCCTCTACCCACCGCTGGGGGGCCCAGTGTGAAGGGGAAGCCTGGGAAGAG gctctcAGCTCCTCGAGGCCCCTTCCCGCGGCTGGCTGACTGCGCCCATTTCCACTACGAGAACGTCGACTTTGGCCACATTCAG CTCCTGCTGTCTCCAGACCGTGAAGGGCCCAGCCTCTCTGGAGAGAATGAGCTGGTGTTCGGGGTGCAGGTGACCTGTCAG GGCCGTTCCTGGCCGGTTCTCCGGAGTTACGATGACTTTCGTTCCCTGGATGCCCACCTCCACCGGTGCATATTTGACCGGAGGTTCTCCTGCCTTCCGGAGCTTCCCCCGCCCCCTGAGGGTGCCAGGGCTGCTCAG ATGCTGGTGCCACTGCTGCTGCAGTACCTGGAGACCCTGTCAGGACTGGTGGACAGTAACCTCAACTGCGGGCCTGTGCTCACCTGGATGGAG CTGGACAATCACGGCCGGCGACTGCTCCTCAGTGAGGAGGCGTCGCTCAATATCCCTGCAGTGGCGGCCGCCCACGTGATCAAACGGTACACAGCCCAGGCGCCAGATGAGCTGTCCTTTGAG GTGGGAGACATTGTCTCGGTGATCGACATGCCGCCCACGGAGGATCGGAGCTGGTGGCGGGGCAAGCGAGGCTTCCAG GTCGGGTTCTTCCCCAGTGAGTGTGTGGAACTCTTCACGGAGCGGCCAGGTCCGGGCCTGAAGGCGG ATGCCGATGGCCCCCCATGTGGCATCCCGGCTCCCCAGGGTATCTCgtctctgacctcag CTGTGCCACGGCCTCGTGGGAAGCTGGCCGGCCTGCTCCGCACCTTCATGCGCTCCCGCCCTTCTCGGCAGCGGCTGCGGCAGCGGGGAATCCTGCGACAGAGGGTGTTTGGCTGTGATCTTGGCGAGCACCTCAGCAACTCAGGCCAGGATG TGCCCCAGGTGCTGCGCTGCTGCTCTGAGTTCATTGAGGCCCACGGGGTGGTGGATGGGATCTACCGGCTCTCAGGCGTGTCTTCCAACATCCAGAGGCTTCG GCATGAGTTTGACAGCGAGAGGATCCCGGAGCTGTCTGGCCCTGCCTTCCTGCAGGACATCCACAGCGTGTCCTCCCTCTGCAAGCTCTACTTCCGAGAGCTTCCAAACCCTCTGCTCACCTACCAGCTCTATGGGAAGTTCAGT GAGGCCATGTCAGTGCCTGGGGAGGAGGAGCGTCTGGTGCGGGTGCACGATGTCATCCAGCAGCTGCCCCCGCCACATTACAG GACGCTGGAGTACCTGCTGAGGCACCTGGCCCGCATGGCGAGACACAGTGCCAACACCAGCATGCATGCCCGCAACCTGGCCATTGTCTGGGCACCCAACCTGCTACG GTCCATGGAGCTGGAGTCAGTGGGAATGGGTGGCGCGGCGGCGTTCCGGGAAGTTCGGGTGCAGTCGGTGGTGGTGGAGTTTCTGCTCACCCATGTGGACGTCCTGTTCAGCGACACCTTCACCTCCGCCGGCCTCGACCCTGCAG GCCGCTGCCTGCTCCCCAGGCCCAAGTCCCTTGCGGGCAGCTGCCCCTCCACCCGCCTGCTGACGCTGGAGGAAGCCCAGGCACGCACCCAGGGCCGGCTGGGGACGCCCACGGAGCTCACAACTCCCAAGGCCCCGGCCTCACCTGCGGAAAG gaggaaaggggagagaggggagaaacAGCGGAAGCCAGGGGGCAGCAGCTGGAAGACGTTCTTTGCACTGGGCCGGGGCCCCAGTGTCCCTCGAAAGAAGCCCCTGCCCTGGCTGGGGGGCACCCGTGCCCCACCGCAGCCTTCAG GCAGCAGACCCGACACCGTCACACTGAGATCTGCCAAGAGCGAGGAGTCTCTGTCATCGCAGGCCAGCGGGGCTG GCCTCCAGAGGCTGCACAGGCTGCGGCGACCCCACTCCAGCAGCGACGCTTTCCCTGTGGGCCCAGCACCTGCTGGCTCCTGCGAGAGCctgtcctcatcctcctcctccgaGTCCTCCTCCTCCGAGTCCTCCTCTTCATCCTCTGAGTCCTCAGCAGCTGGGCTGGGGGCACTCTCTGGGTCTCCCTCACACCGCACCTCAGCCTGGCTAGATGATGGTGATGAGCTGGACTTCAGCCCACCCCGCTGCCTGGAGGGACTCCGGGGGCTGGACTTTGATCCCTTAACCTTCCGCTGCAGCAGCCCCACCCCAGGGGATCCCGCACCTCCCGCCAGCCCAGCACCCCCcgcccctgcctctgccttcccacCCAGGGTGACCCCCCAGGCCATCTCGCCCCGAGGGCCCACCAGCCCCGCCTCGCCTGCTGCCCTAGATATCTCAGAGCCCCTGGCTGTATCAGTGCCACCCGCTGTCCTAGAactgctgggggctgggggagcacctgcctcagccaccccaacACCAGCTCTCAGCCCCGGCCGGAGCCTGCGCCCCCATCTCATACCCCTGCTGCTGCGTGGAGCCGAGGCCCCGCTGACTGACACCTGCCAGCAGGAGATGTGTAGCAAGCTCCGGGGAGCCCAGGGCCCACTCG GTCCTGATATGGAGTCACCACTGCcaccccctcccctgtctctcctGCGCCCTGGGGgtgccccacccccgccccctaAGAACCCAGCACGCCtcatggccctggccctggctgaGCGGGCTCAGCAGGTGGCCGAGCAACAGAGCCAGCAGGAGTGCGGGGGCACCCCACCTGCTCCCCCATCCCCCTTCCACCGCTCGCTGTCTCTGGAGGTGGGCGGGGAGCCCCTGGGGACCTCAGGGAGTGGGCCACCTCCCAACTCCCTAGCCCACCCGGGTGCCTGGGTCCCAGGACCCCCACCCTACTTACCAAGGCAACAAAGTGATGGGAGCCTGCTGAGGAGCCAGCGGCCCATGGGGACCTCAAGGAGGGGACTCCGAGGCCCTGCCCAGGTCAGTGCCCAGCTCAGGGCAGGTTGGGGGGGCAGGGATGCGCCAGAGGCAGCAGCCCAGTCGCCATGTTCTGTCCCCTCACAGGTTCCTACCCCCGGCTTCTTCTCCCAAGCCCCCAGGGAGTGCCTGCCACCCTTCCTTGGGGTCCCCAAGCCAGGCTTGTACCCCCTGGGACCCCCATCCTTCCAGCCCAGTTCCCCAGCCCCGGTCTGGAGGAGCTCCCTGGGCCCCCCTGCACCACTCGACAGGGGAGAGAACCTGTACTATGAGATCGGGGCAAGCGAGGGGTCCCCCTATTCTGGCCCCACCCGCTCCTGGAGTCCCTTTCGCTCCATGCCCCCCGACAGGCTCAATGCCTCCTACGGCGTGCTTGGCCAATCGCCCCCACTCCACAGGTCCCCCGACTTCCTGCTCAGCTACCCGCCAGCCCCCTCCTGCTTTCCCCCTGACCACCTTGGCTACTCAGCCCCCCAGCACCCTGCTCGGCGCCCCACACCGCCTGAGCCCCTCTACGTCAACCTAGCCCTAGGGCCCAGGGGTCCCTcgcctgcctcttcctcctcctcttcccctcctgcCCACCCCCGAAGCCGTTCAGATCCCGGTCCCCCAGTCCCCCGCCTTCCCCAGAAACAACGGGCACCCTGGGGCCCCCGTACCCCTCATAGGGTGCCGGGTCCTTGGGGCCCTCCTGAGCCTCTCCTGCTCTACAGGGCAGCCCCGCCAGCCTACGGAAGGGGGGGCGAGCTCCACCGAGGGTCCTTGTACAGAAATGGAGGGCAAAGAGGGGAGGGGGCTGGTCCCCCACCCCCTTACCCCACTCCCAGCTGGTCCCTCCACTCTGAGGGCCAGACCCGAAGCTACTGCTGA